A region from the Streptomyces sp. 3214.6 genome encodes:
- a CDS encoding transglutaminase TgpA family protein — MSGRARLTLCSAAATLMASCALLPLVEPATWLLKAAFLLAIQSGVGAVTRRVPLARPLTVAAQALVTLVLLTLVFAREHALAGLIPVPETFRYFGDLLQAGADDVGRYAIPAPLSDGIRLMVIGGVLIIGLAVDTLAVTFRNAAPAGLPLLALYSVAAGLSAGAADWLWFLVAAAGYLMLLLAEGRERLSQWGRVFGGVPRAAGAQPGPVAPVRTGRRIGMAALGVALVVPLLPLPAIQGGLLDGAGTGVGAGNGSGGTISAVNPLVSLRDSLNMDEDRTVLTLSTDTGNLSDLYLRIVSLDDFDGTTWKPAKRHIVAVPDEFPTPVGLGPQVKRAEFTTRIVAASGYAQDWLPMPYPPSSVLIKGNWRYEPVGMTLVGDHGQNTSGKTYQVTSLDVQPTAEQLASAPKAPSSIRKDYTKVPDSLPKVVAEQASEITKGATSDYEKAVKLQDYFAVTGGFEYDTQVEVGSGPGAIARFLRDKQGFCVHFSFAMAAMARTLGIPARVAVGFAPGSPQADGSVAVSLKDAHAWPELYFEGVGWTRFEPTPTRGTTPAYTLPDTSGTTVPDLPQASRSANAAPSAQPSASTSCSAEDKKLEGCAAALPVNQAGQDDGGTPWYEIAGWTLLGAAALALPLLPMLWRLRRRSVRLASAQHSASAASGAPPGRRRDGEGRQADDAGPAVLLDVPAQEAGEAAAGHVLAVWRELTDTAWDFGIEPDEALTPRRAAARIVRTGELDDTAGRAVHRVAGAVEQVLYAPEPRAEAGLADEVRKVRGALREKADWTTRVRAVVAPRSAIRALWDLSDRWTTLKASWAARLTALVRRPSGQQSG, encoded by the coding sequence ATGAGCGGGCGGGCTCGACTGACGCTGTGCTCCGCGGCGGCGACGCTGATGGCCTCGTGTGCCCTGCTGCCCCTGGTGGAGCCGGCGACGTGGCTCCTGAAGGCGGCGTTCCTGCTGGCGATCCAGTCCGGGGTGGGCGCGGTGACCCGGCGGGTGCCGTTGGCCCGCCCGCTGACCGTGGCCGCCCAGGCCCTGGTCACGCTGGTGCTGCTGACGCTGGTCTTCGCCCGGGAGCACGCCCTCGCCGGTCTGATCCCCGTCCCGGAGACCTTCCGGTACTTCGGCGACCTGCTCCAGGCGGGCGCCGACGACGTGGGGCGGTACGCGATCCCGGCCCCGTTGTCCGACGGCATCCGGCTGATGGTGATCGGCGGGGTGCTGATCATCGGCCTGGCGGTGGACACCCTCGCGGTGACGTTCCGCAACGCGGCGCCGGCGGGGCTGCCGCTGCTGGCGCTGTACTCGGTCGCCGCGGGGCTGTCCGCCGGGGCGGCCGACTGGCTGTGGTTCCTGGTCGCCGCCGCCGGCTATCTGATGCTGCTGCTCGCCGAGGGCCGGGAGCGGCTCTCGCAGTGGGGGAGGGTCTTCGGCGGGGTTCCGCGCGCCGCGGGTGCGCAGCCCGGGCCGGTGGCCCCGGTGCGCACCGGCCGGCGCATCGGCATGGCCGCGCTGGGTGTCGCCCTGGTGGTGCCGCTGTTGCCGCTGCCGGCGATCCAGGGCGGTCTGCTCGACGGGGCGGGCACGGGCGTCGGCGCGGGCAACGGCAGCGGGGGCACGATCTCCGCGGTGAACCCGCTGGTGTCGCTGCGCGACAGCCTGAACATGGACGAGGACCGCACGGTCCTGACCCTGAGCACCGACACCGGCAACCTCTCGGACCTGTACCTGCGGATCGTGTCCCTGGACGACTTCGACGGCACCACGTGGAAGCCGGCGAAGCGCCACATCGTCGCTGTGCCGGACGAGTTCCCCACGCCTGTCGGCCTGGGCCCCCAGGTCAAGCGCGCGGAGTTCACGACCCGGATCGTGGCCGCCTCCGGCTATGCGCAGGACTGGCTGCCGATGCCGTACCCGCCCAGCAGCGTGCTGATCAAGGGCAACTGGCGGTACGAGCCGGTCGGGATGACCCTGGTCGGCGACCACGGCCAGAACACCAGCGGCAAGACGTACCAGGTGACGAGCCTCGACGTGCAGCCGACGGCGGAGCAGTTGGCCTCGGCTCCCAAGGCGCCCAGCTCGATTCGGAAGGACTACACCAAGGTCCCCGACTCCCTGCCGAAGGTGGTGGCGGAGCAGGCCTCTGAGATCACCAAGGGAGCGACGAGCGACTACGAGAAGGCGGTCAAGCTCCAGGACTACTTCGCGGTGACGGGCGGCTTCGAGTACGACACCCAGGTCGAGGTCGGCAGCGGCCCGGGCGCGATCGCCCGCTTCCTGCGGGACAAGCAGGGCTTCTGCGTGCACTTCTCCTTCGCGATGGCCGCGATGGCCCGCACGCTGGGCATACCGGCGCGGGTCGCGGTGGGCTTCGCGCCGGGGTCCCCGCAGGCGGACGGCTCGGTGGCGGTGAGCCTGAAGGACGCGCACGCCTGGCCGGAGCTGTATTTCGAGGGCGTGGGCTGGACCCGCTTCGAGCCGACCCCGACCCGGGGCACGACGCCCGCGTACACGCTGCCGGACACCTCGGGCACGACGGTCCCCGACCTGCCGCAGGCCTCGCGTTCGGCGAACGCGGCGCCGTCGGCCCAGCCCTCGGCGAGCACCAGTTGCTCGGCCGAGGACAAGAAGCTCGAGGGCTGCGCCGCCGCGCTGCCGGTGAACCAGGCGGGACAGGACGACGGCGGTACCCCGTGGTACGAGATCGCCGGCTGGACGCTGCTGGGGGCCGCGGCGCTCGCTCTGCCGCTGCTGCCGATGCTGTGGCGGCTGAGACGGCGTTCGGTGCGGCTGGCATCGGCCCAGCACTCCGCGTCCGCGGCGTCGGGGGCTCCCCCGGGCCGCCGCAGGGACGGCGAGGGCCGGCAGGCGGACGACGCCGGTCCGGCGGTGCTGCTGGACGTGCCGGCGCAGGAAGCCGGTGAGGCGGCTGCCGGCCACGTCCTGGCGGTGTGGCGGGAGCTCACCGACACGGCGTGGGACTTCGGCATCGAGCCGGACGAGGCGCTGACGCCACGGCGCGCGGCGGCGCGGATCGTCCGGACCGGCGAGCTCGACGACACGGCGGGCCGTGCGGTGCACCGGGTCGCGGGCGCCGTGGAGCAGGTGCTGTATGCCCCGGAGCCGAGGGCCGAGGCCGGGCTGGCCGACGAGGTCCGCAAGGTCCGGGGCGCCCTGCGGGAGAAGGCCGACTGGACCACGCGCGTGCGTGCCGTGGTGGCGCCCCGATCGGCGATCCGCGCGCTCTGGGACCTGAGCGACCGCTGGACGACCCTCAAGGCGTCCTGGGCGGCCCGTCTGACGGCTCTGGTGCGCAGGCCTTCCGGCCAGCAGAGCGGCTGA
- a CDS encoding DUF58 domain-containing protein: MTTGGTGQPSTGRGEGLKSGARTALAGLTTRGRSFLAAGIAAAICAYVLGQPDLLRVGMLLAALPLICAAVVYRTRYRVAGSRRLSPARVPAGSEARVHLRMDNVSRLPTGLLMLQDRVPYVLGPRPRFVLDRVEAGGRREVSYRVRSDLRGRYPLGPLQLRLNDPFGMCELTRSFSTYDTLTVIPRVEALSPVRLTGEAKGYGDGRQRSLALAGEDDVIPRGYRYGDDLRRVHWRLTARYGELMVRREEQPQRSRCTVLLDTRGLAYQGAGPDSAFEWAVSGAASVLVHMLERGFSVRLLTDTGNSVPGEGADGFAGANQESADAAGLMMDTLAVVDHSDGTGLSRAYDVLRGGNEGLLVAFLGDLDEEEAAVAAKMRQRSGGAVAFLLDGDSWVREPNGGPDPMNRQEERLRMLREAGWTALSVPRGASLNELWRQADRDRAGVMTAGAASGGEASA, translated from the coding sequence CGGGCTGACCACCCGCGGCCGCTCCTTCCTGGCCGCCGGCATCGCGGCTGCCATCTGCGCCTATGTGCTGGGACAGCCCGATCTGCTGCGGGTCGGGATGCTGCTGGCCGCGCTGCCGCTGATCTGCGCGGCCGTCGTCTACCGCACCCGCTACCGGGTGGCCGGCAGCCGCCGGCTGTCTCCCGCGCGCGTGCCCGCCGGCAGCGAGGCCCGCGTCCATCTGCGGATGGACAACGTCTCGCGGCTGCCGACCGGCCTGCTGATGCTCCAGGACCGGGTGCCGTATGTACTCGGCCCGCGCCCCCGCTTCGTCCTGGACCGGGTGGAGGCGGGCGGCCGCCGCGAGGTGTCCTACCGGGTCCGCTCCGACCTGCGCGGCCGCTATCCGCTGGGCCCGCTCCAGCTGCGGTTGAACGACCCGTTCGGCATGTGCGAACTGACCCGCTCCTTCTCGACGTACGACACGCTGACGGTGATCCCGCGCGTCGAGGCGCTGTCGCCGGTCCGGCTGACCGGCGAGGCCAAGGGGTACGGCGACGGGCGGCAGCGCTCGCTCGCGCTGGCCGGCGAGGACGACGTGATCCCGCGCGGCTACCGCTACGGCGACGACCTGCGCCGCGTGCACTGGCGCCTCACCGCGCGCTACGGCGAGCTGATGGTGCGCCGCGAGGAACAGCCCCAGCGCTCGCGCTGCACGGTGCTCCTGGACACCCGGGGCCTGGCCTATCAGGGCGCGGGCCCGGACTCGGCCTTCGAGTGGGCGGTCTCGGGCGCCGCGTCCGTGCTGGTGCACATGCTGGAGCGGGGCTTCTCGGTACGCCTGCTGACGGACACGGGCAACTCGGTGCCCGGCGAGGGCGCCGACGGGTTCGCCGGGGCGAACCAGGAGTCGGCGGACGCGGCCGGGCTGATGATGGACACCCTCGCGGTGGTCGACCACTCCGACGGCACGGGCCTGTCCCGGGCGTACGACGTGCTGCGCGGCGGCAACGAGGGGCTGCTGGTGGCGTTCCTCGGCGATCTCGACGAGGAGGAGGCGGCGGTGGCCGCGAAGATGCGCCAGCGCAGCGGAGGCGCGGTCGCCTTCCTCCTGGACGGCGACAGCTGGGTGCGTGAACCGAACGGCGGGCCCGATCCGATGAACAGGCAGGAGGAGCGGCTGCGGATGCTGCGCGAGGCGGGCTGGACGGCCCTGAGCGTGCCGCGGGGTGCTTCGCTGAACGAGCTGTGGCGCCAGGCGGACCGCGACCGGGCGGGCGTGATGACGGCGGGCGCGGCGAGCGGCGGGGAGGCGAGCGCATGA